One window of the Amycolatopsis mediterranei genome contains the following:
- a CDS encoding ABC transporter ATP-binding protein produces the protein MTTEQSPSDPVAVGPEGDLPVVLEAAGLTKHFPVRRTGRAALTGPRRAIQAVDDVTLTLRRGRVTALVGESGSGKSTVARLLAGLYPRTGGDIRLHGETVNVKHGKAFRAYARRVQMIFQDPFASLNPVHTVRYHLTRALKIHGRAGEDLEKALHELLTRVQMTPPERYIDKFPHELSGGQRQRVAIARALGADPEALLADEPVSMLDVSIRLGVLNLLRDLKERLHLAILYITHDIASARYFADETMVMYAGRMVEGGDSETITQRPAHPYTRLLIESAPDPDRIAGGRGPGETPAERGSGEPPSLLDPPPGCRFHPRCPVAMERCKTDLPPRFEVDDAPGHWAACWLYDGAAR, from the coding sequence GTGACGACCGAGCAGTCTCCCTCCGACCCCGTCGCCGTCGGGCCGGAGGGGGACCTCCCCGTGGTTCTCGAAGCCGCAGGACTCACGAAACACTTCCCCGTCCGCCGCACGGGCCGGGCCGCGCTGACCGGCCCGCGCCGCGCCATCCAGGCCGTCGACGACGTGACCTTGACGCTCCGGCGCGGCCGCGTCACCGCGCTGGTCGGCGAGTCCGGCTCGGGCAAGTCGACGGTCGCGCGCCTGCTCGCGGGCCTCTACCCGCGCACCGGCGGCGACATCCGGCTGCACGGCGAGACGGTGAACGTCAAGCACGGCAAGGCGTTCCGCGCCTACGCCCGCCGGGTGCAGATGATCTTCCAGGACCCGTTCGCGTCGCTGAACCCGGTGCACACCGTGCGCTACCACCTGACGCGGGCGCTGAAGATCCACGGCCGGGCGGGTGAAGACCTCGAGAAGGCGCTGCACGAGCTGCTCACCCGCGTCCAGATGACCCCGCCCGAGCGGTACATCGACAAGTTCCCGCACGAGCTGTCCGGCGGCCAGCGCCAGCGCGTCGCGATCGCGCGGGCGCTCGGCGCCGACCCGGAGGCGCTGCTGGCCGACGAGCCGGTGTCCATGTTGGACGTCTCGATCCGGCTCGGCGTGCTGAACCTCCTGCGCGACCTCAAGGAACGCCTGCACCTGGCGATCCTGTACATCACGCACGACATCGCGTCCGCGCGCTACTTCGCCGACGAGACCATGGTGATGTACGCGGGCCGGATGGTCGAAGGCGGCGACAGCGAAACCATCACGCAGCGGCCGGCGCACCCGTACACCCGGCTGCTCATCGAATCCGCTCCCGACCCGGACCGGATCGCGGGCGGTCGTGGCCCGGGCGAGACGCCGGCCGAACGCGGGTCCGGCGAACCGCCGAGCCTGCTCGACCCGCCGCCGGGCTGCCGGTTCCACCCGCGCTGCCCGGTGGCGATGGAGCGCTGCAAGACCGACCTGCCGCCGCGGTTCGAAGTCGACGACGCACCCGGGCACTGGGCCGCGTGCTGGCTGTACGACGGAGCCGCCCGATGA
- a CDS encoding ABC transporter substrate-binding protein, with protein sequence MTALSGLTACSGGSSNAAQSNPDSVLNVGKPDGPQAENNNPFLETSALSNMGYRWMIYEPLVMFNRVKPQDPGKPWLATKWDWSDNYKKLALTVRDGVKFSDGQPMTAEDVAYTFQLLRDNKALNVDAVPYKDITAAGNQVTLAFDGSQFVNQVKILQTLVVPKHVWQGVKDPALDLVKNPIGTGPYTLKSATPQTMIVTRRDNGYWQEAPKVKEIRYTSYTDNNAQVNALVNGAAEWSFVFIPNYKAVYTNKDPQHYKLWFPAQLAVHGLWFNTEKAPWNDPKLRQAINKVINREDIFNQGEAGYFYPKNDQVTGIPTPAGDPFIAPQYKGQSVQADVPGAKALLTGAGYKFTGDKLADPGGKPVTIKLTVPSGWSDYITDLEIIKDNLAQIGITATVDKMNQDAWMKSVDTGDFEGLMHWTNDGQTPYDLYRDVMDGNRYKPTGQGGINGNYGRYKNDEATKALETYANAEDDAARTAAMATLQKIMIEQQPMIPTSAANSGGEYSTKNWVGWPDEANPYAPAQPTLRNALDIVMHLKPAA encoded by the coding sequence GTGACGGCCTTGAGCGGGCTCACGGCGTGCTCGGGCGGGAGTTCCAACGCCGCCCAGAGCAACCCGGACTCCGTGCTCAACGTCGGCAAGCCGGACGGCCCGCAGGCGGAGAACAACAACCCGTTCCTGGAGACGTCCGCCCTGTCGAACATGGGCTACCGGTGGATGATCTACGAGCCCCTCGTCATGTTCAACCGCGTCAAGCCGCAGGATCCGGGCAAGCCCTGGCTGGCCACGAAGTGGGACTGGTCGGACAACTACAAGAAGCTGGCCCTGACCGTCCGTGACGGCGTCAAGTTCTCCGACGGCCAGCCGATGACCGCCGAGGACGTCGCCTACACCTTCCAGCTGCTGCGCGACAACAAGGCGCTGAACGTCGACGCCGTGCCGTACAAGGACATCACCGCGGCCGGCAACCAGGTCACCCTGGCCTTCGACGGCTCGCAGTTCGTCAACCAGGTCAAGATCCTGCAGACCCTGGTCGTGCCGAAGCACGTCTGGCAGGGCGTCAAGGACCCGGCGCTCGACCTCGTGAAGAACCCGATCGGCACCGGGCCGTACACGCTCAAGTCGGCCACCCCGCAGACGATGATCGTCACGCGGCGCGACAACGGCTACTGGCAGGAAGCGCCGAAGGTCAAGGAGATCCGCTACACCTCCTACACCGACAACAACGCGCAGGTCAACGCGCTGGTCAACGGGGCTGCCGAGTGGAGCTTCGTGTTCATCCCGAACTACAAGGCCGTCTACACCAACAAGGACCCGCAGCACTACAAGCTGTGGTTCCCCGCGCAGCTGGCCGTGCACGGCCTGTGGTTCAACACCGAAAAGGCGCCGTGGAACGACCCGAAGCTGCGCCAGGCCATCAACAAGGTGATCAACCGCGAAGACATCTTCAACCAGGGTGAGGCCGGCTACTTCTACCCGAAGAACGACCAGGTCACCGGCATCCCGACGCCGGCGGGCGACCCGTTCATCGCGCCGCAGTACAAGGGCCAGTCGGTCCAGGCCGACGTCCCGGGCGCGAAGGCGCTGCTGACCGGGGCCGGCTACAAGTTCACCGGCGACAAGCTGGCCGACCCGGGCGGCAAGCCGGTCACCATCAAGCTCACCGTCCCGTCGGGCTGGTCGGACTACATCACCGACCTGGAGATCATCAAGGACAACCTGGCGCAGATCGGCATCACCGCCACGGTCGACAAGATGAACCAGGACGCGTGGATGAAGTCGGTCGACACCGGTGACTTCGAGGGCCTGATGCACTGGACCAACGACGGGCAGACGCCGTACGACCTGTACCGCGACGTCATGGACGGCAACCGCTACAAGCCGACCGGCCAGGGTGGCATCAACGGCAACTACGGCCGCTACAAGAACGACGAGGCGACCAAGGCGCTCGAGACCTACGCGAACGCCGAGGACGACGCCGCCCGCACCGCGGCCATGGCGACGCTGCAGAAGATCATGATCGAGCAGCAGCCGATGATCCCGACGTCGGCGGCCAACTCCGGCGGCGAGTACAGCACGAAGAACTGGGTCGGCTGGCCCGACGAGGCCAACCCGTACGCGCCGGCCCAGCCGACGCTGCGCAACGCGCTCGACATCGTCATGCACCTCAAGCCCGCGGCCTGA
- a CDS encoding ROK family transcriptional regulator, which translates to MTQVVRQTTRDLRRHNRAALLSSLYLRGPVSRLELVAESGLSAATVTNVVSELIADGVVAEAGSVESDGGRPRTLLAVRPGFGQVVGVDVSETHVEVGLFDWALGTLATVRHPLVGTRLDPDEVAGLVRTGIAEVLAGGDPDAVFGVGIGVPGAVRDGGIVHAPTLGWSGVNFADLIHPHIQAPLHLDNRARTLGQAETWRGAGRGAERAIVALLGVGVGAAVATAGRSHPGITTSEWGHTVVKAAGAACRCGSHGCLEAYVGVEAVVRRYAALAGKEPVIGDESDVELARIVAEAQRGGPAADVLAETGEYLGIGIANLINLLSPDRVVLSGSAGAIMGPAILPAVRDAVGRHALGYLAERTEVVLGRLGPEAVALGAATLPIAELLANGGRTG; encoded by the coding sequence GTGACCCAGGTGGTGCGCCAGACGACCCGTGACCTCAGGCGGCACAACCGCGCGGCACTGCTCTCCTCGCTCTACCTCCGCGGTCCCGTCAGCAGACTGGAACTGGTAGCTGAATCGGGACTGTCGGCCGCCACCGTTACGAACGTCGTCTCCGAGCTCATCGCGGACGGCGTCGTGGCCGAGGCCGGATCGGTCGAATCGGACGGCGGGCGGCCGCGGACGCTGCTGGCCGTCCGGCCCGGGTTCGGGCAGGTCGTGGGCGTGGACGTCAGCGAGACGCACGTCGAGGTCGGCCTGTTCGACTGGGCGCTCGGCACCCTCGCCACGGTGCGCCACCCGCTCGTCGGCACCCGCCTCGACCCGGACGAAGTGGCCGGGCTGGTCCGCACCGGCATCGCCGAAGTGCTCGCGGGGGGCGATCCGGACGCGGTGTTCGGCGTCGGCATCGGCGTGCCGGGTGCGGTGCGCGACGGCGGGATCGTGCACGCGCCCACCCTCGGCTGGAGCGGGGTGAACTTCGCCGACCTGATCCACCCGCACATCCAAGCGCCCCTGCACCTGGACAATCGCGCGCGCACCCTCGGCCAGGCGGAGACGTGGCGGGGGGCCGGCCGCGGCGCCGAACGCGCCATCGTCGCCCTGCTCGGCGTGGGTGTCGGGGCCGCCGTTGCGACGGCCGGGCGCTCGCACCCCGGCATCACCACCAGCGAGTGGGGCCACACCGTCGTCAAGGCGGCGGGGGCTGCCTGCCGGTGCGGCTCACACGGCTGCCTGGAGGCCTACGTCGGCGTCGAGGCGGTCGTCCGCCGCTACGCCGCTCTCGCCGGCAAGGAACCGGTCATCGGGGACGAAAGCGACGTCGAACTGGCGCGGATCGTGGCCGAGGCCCAGCGTGGTGGCCCGGCCGCCGACGTGCTCGCCGAAACCGGCGAGTACCTGGGCATCGGCATCGCGAACCTGATCAATCTGCTCAGCCCCGATCGGGTGGTGCTTTCCGGCTCGGCCGGGGCGATCATGGGACCGGCGATCCTGCCCGCGGTGCGCGACGCCGTGGGCCGGCACGCCCTCGGCTACCTGGCCGAGCGCACCGAGGTCGTCCTCGGCCGGCTCGGGCCGGAGGCGGTCGCGCTCGGCGCGGCGACCCTGCCGATCGCCGAACTGCTGGCGAACGGTGGCCGGACCGGCTGA
- a CDS encoding ROK family transcriptional regulator, with protein sequence MASKRTTVRDLRRHNRSLLLSKLYFDGPLSRHELSQLTGLSAATVSNVTAELGEERLITEAGQVESDGGRPRVLLRVDPAYGHVAGVDIGETGVKVELFDLAMNRLATVEHPLPKAPDAATAVEQVTSGLREVFASAGIDESGVLGVGIGVPGTVEQGDRVLVHAPTVGWDAVPFEAMLQQAGVGLPLFVDNGAKTQGQAEMWFGAGRGARHAVIALIGSGVGAAVVTDGTTYRGSTSSAGEWGHTTIAYGGQECRCGSRGCLEAYIGAGAVLARYRRARGKDITGEDEQAQFSALLSAASRSKTASRVLDETAGYLGAGIANLINLFNPERIVIGGWAGLALGEKLLPTIAAAAGEHALRHPFSQTSIQLGSLGLDAVATGAATLPVADLLEQGATSRLAKPGAPNSDAA encoded by the coding sequence ATGGCGAGCAAGCGCACCACCGTCCGCGATCTGCGGCGGCACAACCGATCCCTGCTGCTGTCGAAATTGTACTTCGACGGCCCGCTGTCGAGGCACGAACTCAGCCAGCTGACCGGATTGAGTGCCGCCACGGTGAGCAACGTGACCGCCGAACTGGGCGAAGAACGCCTGATCACCGAAGCCGGCCAGGTCGAATCGGACGGCGGCCGGCCCCGGGTGCTGCTGCGCGTGGACCCGGCGTACGGGCACGTCGCGGGCGTCGACATCGGCGAAACGGGCGTCAAGGTGGAGCTGTTCGACTTGGCGATGAACCGCCTGGCGACGGTCGAGCACCCGCTCCCGAAGGCCCCCGACGCGGCGACGGCGGTCGAGCAGGTGACGTCCGGGCTCCGGGAGGTGTTCGCGAGCGCGGGCATCGACGAATCGGGCGTGCTGGGGGTCGGCATCGGCGTCCCGGGAACGGTCGAGCAGGGCGACCGGGTGCTGGTGCACGCGCCGACGGTCGGCTGGGACGCGGTGCCGTTCGAGGCCATGCTGCAGCAGGCGGGCGTGGGGTTGCCGCTGTTCGTCGACAACGGCGCGAAGACCCAGGGCCAGGCGGAGATGTGGTTCGGCGCGGGCCGCGGAGCCCGCCACGCGGTGATAGCGCTGATCGGCTCGGGCGTGGGCGCGGCGGTGGTGACGGACGGGACGACGTACCGCGGATCGACGAGCAGCGCGGGCGAGTGGGGCCACACGACGATCGCGTACGGCGGCCAGGAGTGCCGCTGCGGCTCGCGCGGGTGCCTGGAGGCCTACATCGGCGCGGGCGCGGTGCTGGCGCGGTACCGCCGGGCGCGCGGCAAGGACATCACGGGCGAGGACGAGCAGGCCCAGTTTTCGGCCCTGCTTTCGGCGGCCTCGAGGTCCAAAACGGCTTCGCGAGTGCTCGACGAAACGGCGGGCTACCTCGGAGCGGGCATCGCGAACTTGATCAACTTGTTCAACCCGGAGCGCATCGTGATCGGCGGCTGGGCGGGCCTGGCCCTGGGAGAGAAGCTCCTGCCGACAATCGCCGCAGCGGCGGGCGAACACGCCCTGCGGCACCCGTTCAGCCAGACATCGATCCAGCTGGGCTCCCTGGGCCTGGACGCGGTGGCCACGGGAGCGGCAACCCTCCCGGTGGCGGACCTCCTGGAGCAGGGCGCGACATCGAGGCTGGCCAAGCCGGGAGCCCCGAACTCCGACGCGGCTTGA